A stretch of Desulfobacter hydrogenophilus DNA encodes these proteins:
- a CDS encoding type II toxin-antitoxin system HipA family toxin, producing the protein MGKAKNLSVLMNGAPVGWLARSAKGIVSFGYDENWLSDRNRRPLSLSLSLPLTAQVYSGDRVENYFDNLLPDNMTLRNRLQAKVGASSTRAFDLLFHIGRDCVGAVQLVPEGETPNVKMVTADRVDEAQIETILKSYAAMPLGVDIDADFRLSVAGAQEKTAFLRMQNGWYRPSGATPTSHIFKLPMGRLGQTGLDLSGSVENEWLCQKLLGAFGMSAADTRMANFGSQKVLVVKRFDRRWSSGSTWLIRLPQEDICQATGTPSALKYEADGGPDMTAVMDLLLGSDKAHEDRTTFMTSQLLFWMLGAIDGHAKNFSIFLRPGSRFHLTPLYDVISIYPLARAGQISMHKVKMAMAVSGKNRHYRWNSITRRHWLDTAKKCRYPEDEMKQIIEKCCDMAQGCIDQVSDAMPPGFSEQISAAIFSGIHQARERLINNKKGSRLPGNECNHRL; encoded by the coding sequence ATGGGAAAGGCAAAAAATCTCAGCGTCCTGATGAACGGTGCGCCTGTGGGGTGGCTGGCCCGCAGTGCCAAAGGGATTGTCTCTTTTGGTTACGACGAGAATTGGCTTTCAGACCGCAACAGAAGACCCTTGTCCCTGTCCCTGTCCCTGCCTCTTACAGCCCAGGTTTATTCTGGTGATCGGGTTGAAAATTATTTTGATAACCTGCTGCCGGATAACATGACATTGCGTAACAGGCTGCAGGCCAAGGTCGGGGCTTCGTCCACCCGGGCCTTTGACCTGCTTTTCCACATCGGCAGGGATTGTGTAGGGGCCGTGCAGCTTGTGCCCGAAGGGGAAACGCCAAATGTCAAAATGGTAACCGCAGATCGGGTAGATGAAGCGCAGATAGAGACAATTCTCAAGTCCTATGCCGCCATGCCCCTGGGGGTGGACATTGATGCCGATTTCAGGCTTTCCGTTGCCGGGGCCCAGGAAAAAACCGCATTCCTCAGGATGCAGAACGGCTGGTACCGCCCTTCCGGGGCCACGCCTACCAGCCATATTTTCAAGCTGCCCATGGGGCGACTGGGTCAAACCGGCTTAGATTTGTCAGGCAGTGTGGAAAACGAATGGCTCTGCCAGAAGCTTTTGGGGGCCTTTGGCATGTCTGCGGCTGACACCCGGATGGCAAACTTCGGTAGCCAGAAGGTGCTGGTGGTGAAGCGGTTTGACCGGCGCTGGTCCTCTGGCAGCACCTGGCTGATCCGGCTGCCCCAGGAAGATATCTGCCAAGCCACGGGAACCCCTTCGGCCCTGAAATATGAGGCGGACGGGGGACCAGACATGACCGCGGTTATGGATCTGCTTCTGGGCTCCGACAAGGCTCATGAGGACCGAACCACCTTTATGACATCTCAATTGCTTTTTTGGATGTTGGGGGCCATTGATGGGCACGCCAAAAATTTCAGCATCTTTCTTCGGCCCGGCAGCCGGTTTCACCTGACCCCCCTTTACGATGTCATCTCAATCTATCCTTTGGCCAGGGCTGGCCAGATTTCCATGCACAAGGTGAAGATGGCTATGGCCGTGTCAGGGAAAAACCGCCATTACAGATGGAACAGCATAACCAGAAGACATTGGTTGGATACGGCAAAAAAATGCAGGTACCCGGAAGATGAGATGAAGCAGATTATTGAAAAATGCTGTGATATGGCACAAGGATGCATAGATCAGGTCAGTGACGCCATGCCCCCGGGGTTTTCTGAGCAGATTTCAGCAGCAATTTTTTCTGGAATACACCAGGCAAGGGAACGGTTGATTAACAATAAAAAGGGTTCGCGACTTCCCGGTAATGAATGTAACCATCGATTGTAA
- a CDS encoding tyrosine-type recombinase/integrase → MNHDLIPSPKNKISLLKAIKEIPEELLWKANFNSDNSIETYDKAIHSFLSFIGVSAPEQLRDVEHGHVIAFKKYLQNLGHSPRTINNRLSAISSLFNHLIDKQIVKINVAQGVRRMPVNSDRVEAKVMTPHEVRKILDTPDAETLKGIRDKTILFSRFILSTFSALPQKR, encoded by the coding sequence ATGAATCACGATCTGATACCCAGTCCGAAAAATAAAATTTCTCTCCTCAAGGCGATCAAAGAAATTCCGGAAGAACTTTTATGGAAAGCCAATTTTAATTCTGACAATTCCATTGAGACATACGACAAAGCCATTCATTCCTTTTTGTCTTTTATTGGCGTAAGCGCCCCGGAGCAATTGCGGGATGTTGAACATGGTCATGTGATTGCCTTTAAAAAATATCTTCAAAATTTGGGTCACAGTCCCAGGACGATTAACAATCGGTTAAGCGCGATATCTTCGCTGTTCAATCATTTGATAGATAAACAGATCGTCAAAATCAATGTGGCCCAGGGCGTTCGTCGCATGCCGGTCAATTCCGACCGGGTGGAAGCCAAAGTGATGACACCCCATGAAGTCAGAAAAATATTAGACACACCCGATGCAGAAACGCTGAAAGGCATCAGAGACAAAACCATTTTATTCAGCAGGTTTATTTTGTCAACATTTTCTGCCTTGCCCCAAAAAAGATAG
- a CDS encoding CHAD domain-containing protein, with protein sequence MNLPPSQTFTLSAGINVKKINAALKSSNMTLMGNACEPEEGTVLDTFDAAVYKSDALLIQTQSDLVRIGWSGDLMTQTAPVFEWQFPRELPQGPVRDLLLDQSPLRAFTPAGQVSIIRDTLSLLDDEQKTCCRVASVFLSRGENTWSWLRTLPMRGYMGSHALICDILKKMEPPGLPADVLKLKISDYTSKPVIRLSEKAPARTSLCRIVQTFLQVTRHNEPGLIDDLDTEFLHQWRVSLRKVRSVLTLFKGVVASETLNQLKQDFRDIMQDTNLMRDRDVYLLSKDDYFALVPPQAHPGLGVLFDLLQQDRDEAFGKVEAMLKSKAYKKQIKFIQKLFENPKGLPKGPKADAPSKVFAADLVLKRYKKVCKLAESITDKTPDDTIHELRIQCKKLRYLMESAQPLFDVKQVKRLLKTLKGLQEHLGSFNDQSVQQATLAQCLERYPGTGPNAKALAESIGALTAMLYRKQLAERRMIIDNLSQFYSPDTQDAFNALFELKNTGFKKTNTQADS encoded by the coding sequence ATGAATTTGCCTCCTTCGCAAACATTTACGCTGTCGGCCGGCATTAATGTCAAAAAGATAAATGCCGCACTCAAGAGTTCAAATATGACCCTTATGGGCAATGCATGTGAGCCCGAAGAGGGGACTGTTCTGGATACCTTTGATGCTGCGGTTTACAAGTCGGATGCCCTTTTAATTCAGACTCAATCCGATCTGGTCAGGATCGGCTGGTCTGGTGATTTAATGACACAGACTGCGCCGGTATTCGAATGGCAATTTCCCCGGGAGCTTCCCCAGGGCCCTGTCAGGGATCTGCTTTTGGATCAATCGCCTTTGCGGGCGTTTACACCGGCAGGTCAGGTGAGCATCATCCGGGATACATTATCCCTTCTGGATGACGAACAAAAAACCTGCTGCCGCGTTGCATCGGTTTTTTTGAGCCGCGGGGAAAATACCTGGTCCTGGCTGCGGACCCTTCCCATGCGAGGTTATATGGGCAGCCATGCGCTGATTTGTGACATTTTGAAAAAAATGGAGCCCCCGGGCCTTCCTGCAGATGTACTTAAACTGAAAATTTCGGATTATACATCCAAGCCGGTTATTCGTTTGTCTGAAAAGGCCCCTGCCAGGACAAGCCTTTGTCGCATTGTCCAGACATTTTTACAGGTCACACGCCACAACGAACCCGGGCTTATTGATGATCTGGACACCGAGTTTCTCCATCAGTGGCGGGTCAGTCTGCGCAAAGTGCGATCCGTGCTTACCCTGTTTAAAGGCGTGGTGGCCTCTGAAACCCTTAATCAGTTGAAGCAGGATTTCAGGGATATTATGCAGGATACCAACCTGATGCGGGACCGGGATGTTTACCTATTATCCAAGGACGATTATTTTGCCTTGGTTCCCCCCCAGGCCCATCCTGGCCTTGGGGTCCTTTTTGATTTGTTGCAACAGGATCGGGATGAGGCCTTTGGAAAGGTTGAAGCCATGCTTAAATCCAAGGCTTACAAAAAACAGATAAAATTCATTCAGAAATTATTTGAAAATCCCAAAGGCCTGCCCAAAGGCCCCAAGGCCGATGCTCCGTCCAAGGTTTTTGCCGCAGATCTGGTTTTGAAACGATATAAAAAGGTGTGCAAACTTGCCGAGAGTATAACGGATAAGACCCCGGATGATACCATTCATGAACTACGTATCCAGTGCAAAAAATTGCGGTACCTGATGGAATCTGCCCAGCCTTTATTTGACGTCAAACAAGTAAAACGCCTGCTTAAAACCCTTAAAGGGTTGCAGGAGCATCTGGGAAGTTTCAATGACCAGTCTGTCCAGCAGGCCACCCTGGCCCAGTGCCTGGAGCGTTACCCGGGCACCGGCCCCAATGCCAAAGCTCTGGCCGAAAGCATCGGGGCGTTGACAGCCATGCTTTATCGCAAACAGCTGGCAGAACGCAGGATGATTATTGATAACCTGTCCCAATTTTACAGCCCCGATACACAGGATGCGTTTAACGCCCTGTTTGAATTGAAGAACACAGGCTTTAAAAAAACCAACACCCAGGCTGATTCATAA
- a CDS encoding ribbon-helix-helix domain-containing protein, with translation MVKIKKVNTSLRLEKKVLKALKILAIEKETSVQAIIENLIHEYIKKNKGKSEK, from the coding sequence ATGGTAAAAATTAAAAAGGTGAATACTTCCCTAAGGTTGGAGAAAAAAGTGCTCAAGGCGCTTAAAATCCTGGCCATTGAAAAAGAGACCAGCGTTCAGGCCATTATTGAAAATCTGATCCATGAATATATTAAAAAGAACAAGGGAAAATCAGAAAAATGA
- a CDS encoding RHS repeat protein, giving the protein MLNPVFCSITAQTPYGSDNPQTTQFHYDALGRPVQAIRPLGDYTETEYDAVGNRRFARRYDRNGTLLEESEYEYDARGLLTRTTDHMGSVTQITYDDAGRKIEQTNPEGQSVQYDYDEVGNVVQTIDAMGGLYRFYYDLNNRKVRSVNPLGETTAFVYDPNGNQTTVILPDQSTAHYFYDAVNRKIGEEDRLGFLQLFEYDASGNMTTHTDAKGYASTYEYDAANRPVKIIDAAGHEITVTYDEAGRKLQLTDARGAVTDFLYDVQGNLIRKA; this is encoded by the coding sequence TTGCTTAACCCGGTTTTCTGTTCCATTACTGCCCAAACCCCGTATGGTTCAGACAATCCCCAAACCACACAATTCCATTATGATGCCCTGGGCCGCCCGGTTCAGGCAATCCGTCCGTTAGGGGATTATACCGAAACCGAGTATGACGCCGTGGGCAACCGGCGTTTTGCCCGAAGATACGATCGCAACGGCACACTGCTGGAAGAAAGCGAATATGAATATGATGCCCGCGGTCTATTAACCCGAACCACAGATCATATGGGATCTGTCACGCAAATCACATATGATGACGCCGGCAGAAAAATTGAACAGACAAATCCTGAAGGCCAGTCGGTTCAGTATGATTATGATGAAGTGGGCAATGTTGTCCAGACCATTGATGCCATGGGAGGTCTCTACCGATTTTATTATGATTTGAACAACCGGAAAGTACGTTCCGTCAATCCTCTGGGAGAGACCACAGCCTTTGTTTACGATCCCAACGGAAACCAGACGACTGTCATCTTGCCTGATCAAAGCACGGCCCATTATTTCTACGATGCCGTAAACCGGAAAATCGGGGAAGAAGACAGGCTGGGTTTCCTTCAACTTTTTGAATATGATGCATCCGGCAATATGACCACCCATACGGATGCCAAAGGCTACGCGTCCACATATGAATACGACGCAGCCAACCGGCCGGTCAAAATCATTGATGCCGCCGGCCATGAAATCACCGTCACCTATGACGAAGCCGGCCGAAAACTCCAGCTTACCGACGCCCGGGGTGCTGTCACAGACTTTCTATATGATGTCCAAGGGAACCTGATCCGCAAAGCATGA
- a CDS encoding helix-turn-helix domain-containing protein, which yields MQQIMVSPRDLGVTLKELRKQKGMTQTALGKRVGLDQKRVSLMESGNPNIRVASLFRLLSALDVGMALEPKAIDGTTPVQGNQEENKDEW from the coding sequence ATGCAGCAGATAATGGTCTCCCCCAGGGATCTTGGGGTAACGCTTAAAGAATTGAGGAAACAAAAGGGGATGACCCAGACAGCCTTGGGTAAACGGGTGGGGCTTGACCAGAAACGGGTCTCCCTGATGGAGAGCGGCAATCCCAATATCCGAGTGGCCAGCCTGTTCAGACTGCTTTCCGCTCTGGACGTGGGCATGGCCCTTGAGCCCAAGGCCATTGACGGTACGACTCCAGTCCAAGGGAACCAGGAAGAGAATAAGGATGAATGGTGA
- a CDS encoding exopolyphosphatase yields MTKYAAIDIGSNAVRLLLAMVSEEKFELRVKKISWMRMPIRLGEDAFLQGTISDERASKLTKTMAGFAKLIDAYQPVAIKACATSAMRTAQNGRQVCHRIREQTGIDIEIINGGQEARYLFQNRHKIMTSSEKSALFVDVGGGSTEITLFCNGRVQASRSFNLGTIRPLNNRARQQDWDCMKSWLKKNTQGHEPVEAIGSGGNINKLFKLAKGRPGTWVSRKKIKKIRNELADYALEERMRRFNLKPDRADVIIPGARIYIKAMAWGRCEKIHVPMQGLADGIIRVLHAQRMQAQSEDIPKRTDRSDDTMPLAEHDTFDF; encoded by the coding sequence ATGACAAAATACGCAGCCATCGACATTGGTTCAAATGCCGTTCGCCTGCTTTTAGCCATGGTGTCGGAAGAAAAGTTTGAACTTCGAGTAAAAAAAATTTCCTGGATGCGCATGCCCATCCGACTGGGTGAAGATGCCTTTTTACAGGGCACGATCTCGGATGAACGGGCCTCCAAACTGACAAAAACCATGGCTGGCTTTGCAAAACTTATTGATGCGTACCAGCCTGTGGCGATCAAAGCGTGTGCCACTTCGGCCATGAGGACTGCCCAGAACGGCCGGCAGGTATGCCACAGAATCAGGGAACAGACTGGTATCGACATTGAAATCATCAACGGTGGGCAGGAAGCCCGGTATCTTTTCCAAAACCGCCACAAAATAATGACGTCATCGGAAAAATCAGCTTTGTTTGTGGATGTGGGTGGCGGGAGCACTGAAATTACGTTGTTTTGTAACGGCAGGGTCCAGGCCAGTCGTTCCTTTAACCTAGGCACCATCCGCCCGCTCAACAACCGGGCCCGGCAGCAGGACTGGGATTGTATGAAATCTTGGTTGAAAAAAAATACCCAGGGACATGAGCCTGTGGAGGCCATTGGCAGCGGTGGAAACATTAACAAGCTGTTTAAGCTGGCCAAGGGCCGTCCCGGGACATGGGTGAGCCGGAAAAAAATAAAAAAAATCCGGAATGAACTAGCTGATTATGCGTTGGAAGAACGGATGCGCCGCTTTAATTTAAAACCTGACCGGGCAGACGTTATTATCCCGGGAGCACGAATCTATATTAAAGCCATGGCCTGGGGCCGGTGTGAAAAAATCCATGTCCCCATGCAGGGACTTGCCGACGGCATAATACGGGTCCTACACGCCCAGAGGATGCAGGCGCAGTCCGAGGATATCCCGAAGAGAACGGACCGTTCCGATGATACTATGCCCCTTGCTGAGCATGACACATTCGACTTTTAG